The nucleotide sequence TCTCCGGTACAGGAGAAGTCATTGAACCGGATGACGGCATTTTAGCTATTGGATCGGGGGGCAACTTCGCCTTAGCCGCAGGACGCGCTTTAAAAACTTATTCGGGCGATCATCTATCCGCGAGAGAAATTGCTAAAGCTGCTTTAGAAATTGCAGGAGAGATATGCGTTTATACGAATGACCAGATTATTTTGGAAGAACTTGAGTAAAGGAGTGAAGAGCTTGGAGAAGAAATCATTGCAGTTGACGCCGAGACAAATTGTAGAACGGCTTGACCAGTATATTGTCGGTCAGAAAGATGCTAAAAAAGCAGTAGCTGTTGCTTTACGTAATCGTTACCGGCGCAGTTTGTTAAGTGATCAAATTCGGGATGAAGTCATTCCTAAAAATATATTGATGATCGGTCCGACAGGGGTTGGGAAAACGGAAATTGCCCGTCGTGTCGCAAAACTCTCGGGCGCACCCTTTATTAAAGTAGAGGCAACGAAATTTACAGAAGTAGGTTATGTCGGCCGGGATGTAGAATCTATGGTGCGCGATTTAGCTGAAACATCTGTAAGGATCATCAAAGAAGAAAAAATCCAATCTGTGCAAGAGCCGGCAAGAGAAGCAGCCAATCGGCGGCTCGTAGAATTGCTTGTTCCGACAAGAAAGAAAGCAGCCAGCATGAAGAATCCATTTGAAATGTTATTTGGCGGCAGTGGACAAGAGCAGGTGAGCCAGGAGGATTCTCATGAGGAGTCTTCTATTCGAGAGCGAAGAAAGTTGGTTGCAGATCAGCTTGCGCGCGGCGAAATGGAAGAGGAGATCGTTACAATCGAAGTGGAAGAGCAGCCGCCTTCCATGTTTGATATGTTTCAAGGGTCGGGCATGGAACAAATGGGTATGAGCATGCAGGATGCACTCGGTGGGCTTTTGCCGAAGAAAAAGAAGAAAAGGAAGTTATCGGTTAAAGAAGCACGAGAAGTATTGACCAATGAAGAAGCTCAAAAGCTAATTGATATGGATGATGTTACACAAGAGGCGATCAGACGGGCCGAGCAGACAGGTATCATCTTCATTGATGAAATTGATAAGATAGCAGCTAAAGGTGCAGCTTCTTCATCGGCCAGCGTGTCGAGAGAAGGCGTGCAACGTGATATCTTACCGATTGTAGAAGGTTCGACGGTTGTAACAAAATATGGTTCGGTAAAGACCGATCATGTTTTATTCATTGCAGCAGGCGCTTTTCATATGTCGAAACCATCCGATCTTATTCCGGAATTACAAGGGCGTTTTCCAATTCGCGTAGAACTTGGGAAACTGTCAGTGGAAGACTTTGTTCGCATTTTAGTGGAACCAGATAATGCTTTAATAAAACAATATATAGCTTTATTAGAAACGGAAGGTATAGAAATTGAATTTTCTGACGATGCTATAAAACGTATAGCAGAAATTGCCTTTGAAGTCAATCAAAGTACTGATAACATAGGTGCTCGCCGCCTTCATACCATCCTGGAAAAGCTATTGGAAGACCTATCATTTGAAGCGCCTGATATCACGATGGAGAAAATTACGATTACTCCGCAATATGTAAATGAGAAGTTGGAAGCTATTTCACGTGATAAAGATGTGAGTCAGTTTATCCTATAGAGTTTCAACTCAATGGATAAAAGGGTAGAACGGGAAGTAGAAAATAAAGTAAAAAATAATGCATTGACCGGTAACAGATAGACTAGTCATTGTAGGAGGATTTTATTATGAATTTGTTAGAGAAAACAAGAAAGATTAACAAGTTGTTGCAAGATGCAGCAGGCAAACATGTCAATTTCAAAGAAATGGCAGAGTCCCTGTCTGGATTAATTGAAGCGAATGTATATGTAGTGAGTCGTCGAGGAAAGTTACTAGGCTTCGGGGTGAATCAGCAAATCGAGAACGAGCGGATGAAACAAATGCTTGCTGAACGACGTTTCCCTGAAGAGTACACAAAAAACTTGTTTAACTTAGAAGAGACTTCTTCTAACCTGGATGTAGATAGCGAGTATACTGCTTTCCCGGTTGAGAATAAAGAGTTGTTTAAAAATGGTCATACGACGATTGTTCCGATTAAAGGGGCAGGTGAACGTCTTGGTACGCTAGTGTTGGCTCGTTTGGAAGAGAAGTTCCATGATGAAGATTTAATTTTAGCTGAGTACGGAGCAACCGTAGTAGGCATGGAAATTTTACGTGAGAAGACAGAAGAGATTGAAGAGGAAGCAAGAAGCAAAGCGGTTGTCCAAATGGCGATCAGCTCTCTTTCCTATAGTGAGCTGGAAGCGATTGAACATATCTTTGAAGAATTAGACGGAAAAGAAGGCTTACTTGTCGCCTCAAAAATTGCTGACCGTGTCGGCATTACTCGCTCTGTTATCGTGAATGCGCTGCGAAAGTTGGAGAGTGCTGGTGTCATTGAGTCTCGTTCTTTAGGGATGAAAGGCACATACATTAAAGTATTAAATGATAAATTCCTCATTGAATTAGAAAAATTAAAATCAAATTAATTTCTTTATAAGTAAAAAACCGCCTGTTTTCGACAGGTGGTTTTTTGTTGTTTATTCCCAAAATAGGAATTTTGTCATTTGTTATGGTTGGGAAATTGTGATTAAATGTGTGGTAGTGATTTCTAGTTGTGTTATTAAGTAAGTAAAAATGCCTACGTTTGTCAATTTAGTTAAAAATGTATTATTTTTTTAGCGAAATTGTAAACTTAAGTGAAATTTAAATAAGAATTATGTTATAGTTTCTAACGTGAGATTGAAAATAAATCCAAATAGGGCAAAAGGTTCTTTCCTTTTAAAATAAAGCAAATATAGGAAAAAATGTTTCAAAACGTTTTCATTCGAGTAAATATTACTAACACATCAAGCGGAGTGGTGATAAATGAAGATATTTTCAGATTCATTCAGTAACATTGAAAAAGGATTGGATTATTCTGCGCTGAAGCAAAAAGTCATTGCTAATAATATTGCAAATGCAGACACACCAAACTATAAGTCGAAAGATGTCAGCTTTAAAAAAGTATTTGACGAAACACTAGCTAATGAATTGAATGCTTACCGCACAGATTCCCGTCATTTTTCTTTTCAGTCAAGTCAAAGCCACCCTGCGGTTGTGACGAATCGCAACCTCTCATTTAATCAAAATGGCAATAGTGTCGACACGGATAAGGAAATGTCGGACCTTGCGACCAATCAGATTTATTATAATGCCCTTGTCGATCGAATGAGCAGCAAGTTTAATTCTTTAACAAATGTCATTAAAGGAGGAAGGTAAAAGTGTCCATATTTCATAGTATGAATACGACTTCATCAGCTTTGACTGCCCAGCGTTTGCGCATGGATGTTATCTCTTCCAATATGGCTAACATGGATTCTACTCGTGCCCGTCAGGTTGACGGGAAATGGGAGCCGTATCGCCGTAAATCAGTTGTTCTTCAACCTGGACAAGGTGATTTTTCTTCCTATTTAAATCAAGCAATCGGCCGTCAAAGCGGTGGGGCGGGAGATGGAGTCAAGGTTACCAACATTGTAGAAGACGATTTGACACCTTTTAAAATGGTTTATGATCCAACGCATCCTGATGCGAATGAAGAAGGATATGTGCAGATGCCTAACGTTGATCCTTTACGGGAGATGGTAGATTTAATGGCTGCCACGCGCTCCTATGAGGCAAATGTAACAGTCTTTAACGCATCGAAGTCAATGATGACAAAAGCTTTAGAAATTGGTAAATAAAGGAGATAAATAAATGGCTATTCAATCTGTGCAAGCAGTCACACCATTTTCAAAAGCTGAAAGAGCTGAATTGAAGCCTGAAGTAACCCCTTATAAAGCTCAACAGAATTTTGCCGACTTTTTAAAAGAGTCGCTTAATCAAGTGAGTCAAGCGGATGCTACATCTAATGATATGACAAGTAAGCTCATCCGCGGGGAGAATGTAGATCTTCATCAAGTGTTGATTGCCGGACAAAAAGCAAGCGTAGCGATGCAATTAACGATGGAAGTGCGCAACAAAGCTGTAGAAGCTTATCAGGAAATTATGAGAATGCAAATGTAAATGTAAAAAGACAAACTAGTGAAACACCCTTTGAATCAGAAGCAACTTAACCGGGGATTGTAATGAATGAAACGATACGCCAACAATTAACAAGAATACGAGAATATTGGAACAGCCGTACGAAAAGGCAAAGATGGATAGGCATAGGCGCTTTTCTGCTGTTCGTTATAGCCATTAGCGCTCTTGTTTTATTTATGACAAGAGACAAGATGGTACCACTTTACAGTGAGCTTGCTCCTACGGAGATAGGAGCTATTAAAGAAAATTTGGACGGCCGGGGAATCAAGTATGAAATTACTGAAGGAGGAACCGGTATACTCGTTCCTGAGGAAACGGTAGATTCATTGAAGGTTGATTTAGCGGCAGAAGGTCTGCCTAAATCGGGAAGCATTGATTACGGCTTTTTTAGTGAGAATGCTGGCTTCGGTATGACCGACAATGAATTTAATATTTTAAAACTGGATGCTATGCAAACAGAGCTTGCTCATTTAATGACAGGCATTGAAGGTGTAAAAGATGCTAAAGTCATGATCAATCTTCCACAAAAAGAGGTATTTGTGAAAGACGATGAAGAAAAAGCCTCTGCGTCTGTTGTGCTGAAAACAGAGTCTGGCTATCAATTTGATGAAAAGCAAATTAAATCACTCTACCATCTTGTTTCGAAAAGTGTGCCCAACTTGCCAGAAGAGAATATCGTTATTATGAATCAGAATTTTGAGTATTATGACCAGCAGGATAGCGGCTCTCTCTACGGTAATGAGATGGTTCAGCAGATGGACATTAAAAAGAAAATTGAACGGGATATTCAGCGACAAGTTCAAAGTATGCTCGGCACGCTGATGGGTCAAGACAAGGTTGTAGCATCCGTTACTGCCGATGTTGACTTTACCCAGGAGAATAGAGAAGAAAACCTCGTTACACCTGTAGATGAAGAAAAGATGGCTGGTATCCAAATCAGCGCTCAAAGAATTAATGAAACCTTTACGGGCGACGGGGCAGCTGGTGGTATTCCTCAAGGAGAAGATCCGGCCGATTCACAAGGTTCCACCTATATGGGAGGGACCGGCGGTTCCGGTGACTATGAGCGTTCCGAAGAAACAATTAATAATGAAGTAAATCGCATCCGCAAGAAAATTAAAGAAAGCCCTTATAAGATTCGAGATTTAGGGATTCAAGTGATGGTTGAGCCGCCAAAGGCTAACAATCCGGATTCTTTGCCTCAAGAACGAGTGGACGATATTCAACAAATGCTTGGTACAATCGTTCGGACATCTATTGATAAAGGATATAATCAAGAGCTAACTGACCAGGATTTAGAAGGAAAGATTTCTGTTTCTGTTCAGCCATTTAAAGGAAAAGCGACGTTTACTGAAGAAAAGCAATCCTCTATACCTTGGTGGGTATACGCAGTTGGAGCCGTATTGCTTGTCATTATCGGAGTACTAGTATTCTTGATTTTGCGCGGTCGCCGTCAAGAGGAAGAAGAGTTCGAAGAAGAGTTAGAACCAGAAGAGCCGCTTGCTGATATTAACGAAATAGAAACAGAAGGATCGGCCCGCAGAAAACAATTGGAGAAAATGGCGAAAGAAAAACCCGAAGAGTTTGCCAAACTCCTCCGGTCTTGGTTATCTGAAGAATAAAAACCGATGGCATATACAAGATAATGTGTTGAATAGGAGGAATTCAGTATGGCTGTTAGAGAGAAAAAGTTAACAGGGAAACAAAAAGCGGCCATTCTTCTTATTTCCCTTGGTCCGGATGTATCAGCTTCTGTATATAAGCATTTGTCGGAAGAAGAGATCGAACGACTGACACTGGAAATATCAGGCGTAAAAAAAGTAGATACAGAGGCAAAAGAGGAAGTATTTGAGGAGTTTCATAATATTGCTCTTGCCCAGGATTATATTGCCCAAGGCGGAATTGGTTATGCCAAGACGGTGCTTGAAAAAGCGCTTGGCAAAGATCAAGCGCAAAATATTATTAACAGGCTTACTTCGTCCTTACAAGTTAGACCTTTTGACTTTGCGCGCAGAGCAGAAGCCAGTCAAATTCTAAATTTTATCCAAAATGAGCATCCGCAGACGATCGCTTTAATTCTTTCTTATCTTGATCCACAGCAGGCAGGTCAGATTCTTTCCGAGTTGCCTCAGGATGTACAGGCAGATATTGCAAGAAGAATTGCCATTATGGATAGCACTTCTCCAGAGATTATTAATGAAGTGGAGGCAATTCTCGAGCGTAAATTAAGCGCTACAGTTACCCAGGATTACACGCAAACAGGCGGAGTGGAAGCTGTTGTGGAAGTATTGAACGGGGTAGACCGGGCAACAGAGAAGACAATCCTTGACTCTCTGGAAATTCAAGATCCCGAACTCGCTGAAGAAATTAAGAAGCGGATGTTCGTCTTTGAAGATATCGTTACATTGGATAACCGCTCGATTCAGCGGGTCATTCGAGATTGTGAAAATGAAGACTTGCTATTGTCACTGAAAGTTTCAAGCGAGGAAGTAAAAGAAGTGGTTTTCCGAAACATGTCCACACGGATGGTAGAAACTTTCAAGGAAGAAATGGAGTTTATGGGGCCTGTGCGTTTGCGTGATGTGGAAGAGGCGCAGTCACGGATTGTAAGCACAATTCGCAGATTGGAAGAAGCCGGTGAAATTATTATCGCCCGCGGTGGGGGAGATGACATTATTGTCTAGAATTATTAAATCTCACCGAACGGAAGGTAACGGCAATAAAGAAATTAAAGTGAAAGTGTTTCATTCTCGGTCGCATTCTTTGGATAATGAGGAAGAATTGCCTAACCAAGCTCTTTATTTTAAAGAAGAGAAGGAAAGGGCAATAAGAGAAGCCGAAGAAGCCGCCTATACGATTATTGAACAGGCTGAACAACGCCGACGGGAAGTAGAGCAGGAAATTGAAAATGAAAAACAATCATGGCAAACAGAGAAACAATCGCTAACCGAGCAAGCTTACGAAGAAGGCTTTCGTGCAGGGCAGGAGCAAGGGCACAAAGCAGGCTATGATGATTACATGGAGCTGATTGAAACAGCCAAGGAAACGATTGAATGCTCAAAAAAAGAGTATGAAATGAATGTTCAACGATCGGAAAAGCTCATGTTAGATATTGCAGTAAAAGCGGCTGAAAAAATTATTAGCCAAAAGCTCGAGGAGGATGAGCAAGCTTTTCTGGGAATGGTTCAACAAGCGTTAAAGGATATGCCAGAACAGAAGGAATTGCAGATACATGTTCACCCGGTGCACTATTCATTAGTTGTTAGTCAAAAAGAAGAAATAGACGCCATGTTTCCGATCGATACGCTCTGTTACATCTATCCGAACGAAAAATTGGAGGAAGACGGCTGTTATATTGAAACGAGCCAGGGCCGAATTGAAGTAGGCCTTGACAGTCAACTCCAGCAGCTGAGAAAACAGCTATTCGAACTTCTTGAAGGTGAGGAAAAGTGAAATTAACCCAGATTGCTCAGCAAATTAGCAGCCTTGATACGTATAAACGATATGGTCGTATAAAACGAGTGGTTGGTTTAATGATCGAGTCTCAAGGACCCAAATCGTCTATTGGCGATGTATGTGTAATTTACCCGGATGGAGCAGGGAGTGGCCGGGCCATCCGAGCAGAAGTGATTGGTTTTAAAGATGAAATGGTTGTACTTATGCCTTATAGTGACATAAGCGACATTTCGCCTGGCAGTCTTGTCGAGTCTTTAGGTCATCCGCTGGCTATTAAGGTCGGCCCTTCACTTATTGGAAAAGTAATTGATTCGATGGGAGAGCCAATGGATGGAACATCCCTTCCAAAAACGCTCACTTCTGTCGGTACCGAACAAAGTCCACCTAATCCACTCACCCGACCGCCAATTAATGACCGGCTAGAGGTAGGTGTGCGAGCGATTGATAGCATGCTTACAGTTGGCAAAGGGCAACGGATCGGAATTTTTGCGGGGAGCGGCGTAGGTAAAAGTACGCTCCTCGGAATGATCGCCCGCAATACAAAAGCTGATCTAAATGTTATTGCCTTAATTGGTGAACGTGGTAGAGAAGTAAGAGAGTTTATTGAACGGGATCTCGGTCCAGAAGGGCGCTCCCGATCGATTGTCGTAGCAGCCACGTCGGATCAGCCGGCTTTAATGAGAATTAAAGGAGCATTTACAGCGACGGCCATTGCTGAGTACTTCAGAGATAAAGGTTTAAATGTCATGCTGATGATGGATTCCGTTACGCGGGTAGCCATGGCGCAGAGGGAAGTCGGCTTGGCAGTCGGAGAACCACCGGCAACGAAGGGGTACACTCCTTCTGTATTTGCCATTTTGCCAAAGCTTCTAGAGCGCACAGGAACAAATGAACTGGGGAGTATCACCGCTTTTTATACAGTGCTTGTTGACGGGGATGATATGAATGAACCAATCGCTGATGCAGTGAGAGGGATACTGGACGGCCACATTGTACTTGATCGTGCATTAGCTAATAAAGGACAGTATCCTGCTATCAATGTTTTAAAAAGTGTCAGCCGCTTGATGAGCCATCTCGCATCAGAGGAACACAAGCAGGCAGCCATTCAAATTAGAGAGATGATGAGCACATACTTAAATTCAGAAGATCTTATTAATATTGGTGCTTACAAAAAAGGCTCATCCGTTGAAATTGATCGTGCCATTGAATATTACCCTAAAATTATCTCTTATTTAAAGCAGCGAACAGATGAAAAAGTTTCCTTGGAAGAAAGCGTAGCGTCTCTTATTCAGTTAGCTGAGAAGGGAGAATATTAAGCATGGCATATAACTATAAATTTCAAAAGATATTGCAGTTAAGAGAACGGGAAAAAGAAGAGACACAAACTCTTTATAATGAATCGCTAAAGCAGTTCGAGGCAGCAGCTGAAAAATTATATTCTTTATTAAAAAAGAAAGAGAGCTTAATTGATTTTCAAGAAGCAAAGATGGTTAGCGGTTTCTCCATTCATGAAATTCAGCACTACCAGCTATTCGTTTCTAACCTTGAGCAAACGATTGAATACCAGCAGCGAGTAGTTATTAATGCCCGTAATAAAATGCAATGGCATGAGCAGCAGTTGCAGGAAAAAAATATAGAAGTTAAAAAGTATGAAAAGATAAAAGAAAAAGATTTTGAGAAATTTAAAGAAAGTTTGCTGGAAGAGGAAAATAAACAAATGGATGAAATTTCAACCATTCAATTCATGAACCGTGGAAAATAGGTGAGAGTCTTGGCAAAGAAAAAGAAAAAAGAATTCGTGGAAATAGAAGAAGAAAAAGGATATGGCGTATTTCAATGGATTCTTTTTGTTCTTGTGATTCCATTGCTATTCGCAATTACTGTCGCACTCATCGTTATGACAGTTGCCGGGGTGAATGTATTTGAAAAAGCAAAAGAGGTAGGGGAGCACGTTCCTCTCATTTCAAACATGATAGACGGTGGAGCAGATGATAAAGGCGGCCAAACAGATAAAGAGAAAGTCGTTTCTTTGCAAGCGGAGATAAAAAACAAAGAAGCAAAGATCGAACAGCTTGAGAAAAAGCTAAAAGCATCCGATAAGAAAGTGGAAGAGTTATTGACAGAAAAGGACCGTCTGAAGATCGAACTAGAGAAGTTAAAGAAAGAAGAAGAGTCAGCTGTTACTACTGACAAACAAGATAATAAATTAATTAACACATATGAAACAATGGCACCAAAAAACATTGCTAATATTTTAGTGAACTTGTCAGATAGGGAAGCGGTAAAAATTCTGGCAGAAATGAGCACGGAAAAGCAAGCTGATATTTTGGAAAAACTTCCTCCGGAAACAGCTGCTAAATATACGAAACTACTTTCCGGTACTTCTCAGTAAGGATAGCCGGTGATTGATTATACAAGCAGGGGGATGGCTAGAATCATGATGCAATTGGTAAACGCGCTCTCAGCACAAAAGAATATACAGAAGGCATCTGCAAGTGAGCAGGCCGCTTCAACAGGGGATTTTAAATCAATCCTTACCGGCCAGCAAGACAGTGTTGCTGTTCAGGAAGCGGCTGTTCATCCGTCACAAACGAGACTGGCTGAGGAAAAGCAACTGGCCGGAGCAGTCAGCGTAGAAGAGCTGCTAAATATACCGGAAGCTGTTAAAGCGATCGTTAAGGAATGGATGGGAGATGGAAAGCAGCCTTCCTTTGAAGAGCTTGCTGCCTTTTTGGGAATGAGCACGGAGCAGTTGCAGAAAAGCATCAAAGATTTAACTGAACAGCTCACTGCTTTGGCTGGCACGGAAAAAACAGGTGAATTTATAGAAGCATTCACGGACCCGGATGAAAATCAGTTGCAGGAAGAAACATTAGACCGACTAACTGGAGACGAGGGGATAGCTGCTTTATTGCAAGTGATTGAATTATTAGCAGCCGTTCCTGCAAAGGAATGGATAAAACTTGACGAAAAGACTGTACAAACGGTTCTACAGACAGGAAAGCTTTGGCAGTTGATGAGCGAACAAGCCGATGGCAATTTAAAAGCTCTGTCTTCGCAGGAGGCAATGAGAGATTTTATGAAAGAGATCGTCGGCAAGTTAGACAAACTGCTGTCGCCGCAGACAGACAATCGGACCGCCATTTTGAAAAAAGCATTTCAAAACTTTTTATATTCCCCATCGACAAATACAAAAGCAATCTCCGCCAATCAAACTAGTGCTCTCCAGCAAGGAACAGCAACTGAGTTAGTGGACGGAGAAGGAGCGCAAAAAGCGCCACTTCTGTTATCAGGAAAAGAAGGAGTCAACCACATTCAGCCGTTTTTCCATCCCCTTGGCCGAACAGAAACATTTT is from Bacillus sp. PK3_68 and encodes:
- the hslU gene encoding HslU--HslV peptidase ATPase subunit — its product is MEKKSLQLTPRQIVERLDQYIVGQKDAKKAVAVALRNRYRRSLLSDQIRDEVIPKNILMIGPTGVGKTEIARRVAKLSGAPFIKVEATKFTEVGYVGRDVESMVRDLAETSVRIIKEEKIQSVQEPAREAANRRLVELLVPTRKKAASMKNPFEMLFGGSGQEQVSQEDSHEESSIRERRKLVADQLARGEMEEEIVTIEVEEQPPSMFDMFQGSGMEQMGMSMQDALGGLLPKKKKKRKLSVKEAREVLTNEEAQKLIDMDDVTQEAIRRAEQTGIIFIDEIDKIAAKGAASSSASVSREGVQRDILPIVEGSTVVTKYGSVKTDHVLFIAAGAFHMSKPSDLIPELQGRFPIRVELGKLSVEDFVRILVEPDNALIKQYIALLETEGIEIEFSDDAIKRIAEIAFEVNQSTDNIGARRLHTILEKLLEDLSFEAPDITMEKITITPQYVNEKLEAISRDKDVSQFIL
- the codY gene encoding GTP-sensing pleiotropic transcriptional regulator CodY: MNLLEKTRKINKLLQDAAGKHVNFKEMAESLSGLIEANVYVVSRRGKLLGFGVNQQIENERMKQMLAERRFPEEYTKNLFNLEETSSNLDVDSEYTAFPVENKELFKNGHTTIVPIKGAGERLGTLVLARLEEKFHDEDLILAEYGATVVGMEILREKTEEIEEEARSKAVVQMAISSLSYSELEAIEHIFEELDGKEGLLVASKIADRVGITRSVIVNALRKLESAGVIESRSLGMKGTYIKVLNDKFLIELEKLKSN
- the flgB gene encoding flagellar basal body rod protein FlgB, coding for MKIFSDSFSNIEKGLDYSALKQKVIANNIANADTPNYKSKDVSFKKVFDETLANELNAYRTDSRHFSFQSSQSHPAVVTNRNLSFNQNGNSVDTDKEMSDLATNQIYYNALVDRMSSKFNSLTNVIKGGR
- the flgC gene encoding flagellar basal body rod protein FlgC, translating into MSIFHSMNTTSSALTAQRLRMDVISSNMANMDSTRARQVDGKWEPYRRKSVVLQPGQGDFSSYLNQAIGRQSGGAGDGVKVTNIVEDDLTPFKMVYDPTHPDANEEGYVQMPNVDPLREMVDLMAATRSYEANVTVFNASKSMMTKALEIGK
- the fliE gene encoding flagellar hook-basal body complex protein FliE, giving the protein MAIQSVQAVTPFSKAERAELKPEVTPYKAQQNFADFLKESLNQVSQADATSNDMTSKLIRGENVDLHQVLIAGQKASVAMQLTMEVRNKAVEAYQEIMRMQM
- the fliF gene encoding flagellar basal-body MS-ring/collar protein FliF, with amino-acid sequence MNETIRQQLTRIREYWNSRTKRQRWIGIGAFLLFVIAISALVLFMTRDKMVPLYSELAPTEIGAIKENLDGRGIKYEITEGGTGILVPEETVDSLKVDLAAEGLPKSGSIDYGFFSENAGFGMTDNEFNILKLDAMQTELAHLMTGIEGVKDAKVMINLPQKEVFVKDDEEKASASVVLKTESGYQFDEKQIKSLYHLVSKSVPNLPEENIVIMNQNFEYYDQQDSGSLYGNEMVQQMDIKKKIERDIQRQVQSMLGTLMGQDKVVASVTADVDFTQENREENLVTPVDEEKMAGIQISAQRINETFTGDGAAGGIPQGEDPADSQGSTYMGGTGGSGDYERSEETINNEVNRIRKKIKESPYKIRDLGIQVMVEPPKANNPDSLPQERVDDIQQMLGTIVRTSIDKGYNQELTDQDLEGKISVSVQPFKGKATFTEEKQSSIPWWVYAVGAVLLVIIGVLVFLILRGRRQEEEEFEEELEPEEPLADINEIETEGSARRKQLEKMAKEKPEEFAKLLRSWLSEE
- the fliG gene encoding flagellar motor switch protein FliG, whose amino-acid sequence is MAVREKKLTGKQKAAILLISLGPDVSASVYKHLSEEEIERLTLEISGVKKVDTEAKEEVFEEFHNIALAQDYIAQGGIGYAKTVLEKALGKDQAQNIINRLTSSLQVRPFDFARRAEASQILNFIQNEHPQTIALILSYLDPQQAGQILSELPQDVQADIARRIAIMDSTSPEIINEVEAILERKLSATVTQDYTQTGGVEAVVEVLNGVDRATEKTILDSLEIQDPELAEEIKKRMFVFEDIVTLDNRSIQRVIRDCENEDLLLSLKVSSEEVKEVVFRNMSTRMVETFKEEMEFMGPVRLRDVEEAQSRIVSTIRRLEEAGEIIIARGGGDDIIV
- the fliH gene encoding flagellar assembly protein FliH produces the protein MSRIIKSHRTEGNGNKEIKVKVFHSRSHSLDNEEELPNQALYFKEEKERAIREAEEAAYTIIEQAEQRRREVEQEIENEKQSWQTEKQSLTEQAYEEGFRAGQEQGHKAGYDDYMELIETAKETIECSKKEYEMNVQRSEKLMLDIAVKAAEKIISQKLEEDEQAFLGMVQQALKDMPEQKELQIHVHPVHYSLVVSQKEEIDAMFPIDTLCYIYPNEKLEEDGCYIETSQGRIEVGLDSQLQQLRKQLFELLEGEEK
- the fliI gene encoding flagellar protein export ATPase FliI — translated: MKLTQIAQQISSLDTYKRYGRIKRVVGLMIESQGPKSSIGDVCVIYPDGAGSGRAIRAEVIGFKDEMVVLMPYSDISDISPGSLVESLGHPLAIKVGPSLIGKVIDSMGEPMDGTSLPKTLTSVGTEQSPPNPLTRPPINDRLEVGVRAIDSMLTVGKGQRIGIFAGSGVGKSTLLGMIARNTKADLNVIALIGERGREVREFIERDLGPEGRSRSIVVAATSDQPALMRIKGAFTATAIAEYFRDKGLNVMLMMDSVTRVAMAQREVGLAVGEPPATKGYTPSVFAILPKLLERTGTNELGSITAFYTVLVDGDDMNEPIADAVRGILDGHIVLDRALANKGQYPAINVLKSVSRLMSHLASEEHKQAAIQIREMMSTYLNSEDLINIGAYKKGSSVEIDRAIEYYPKIISYLKQRTDEKVSLEESVASLIQLAEKGEY
- the fliJ gene encoding flagellar export protein FliJ, which translates into the protein MAYNYKFQKILQLREREKEETQTLYNESLKQFEAAAEKLYSLLKKKESLIDFQEAKMVSGFSIHEIQHYQLFVSNLEQTIEYQQRVVINARNKMQWHEQQLQEKNIEVKKYEKIKEKDFEKFKESLLEEENKQMDEISTIQFMNRGK
- a CDS encoding MotE family protein, whose product is MAKKKKKEFVEIEEEKGYGVFQWILFVLVIPLLFAITVALIVMTVAGVNVFEKAKEVGEHVPLISNMIDGGADDKGGQTDKEKVVSLQAEIKNKEAKIEQLEKKLKASDKKVEELLTEKDRLKIELEKLKKEEESAVTTDKQDNKLINTYETMAPKNIANILVNLSDREAVKILAEMSTEKQADILEKLPPETAAKYTKLLSGTSQ
- a CDS encoding flagellar hook-length control protein FliK, encoding MARIMMQLVNALSAQKNIQKASASEQAASTGDFKSILTGQQDSVAVQEAAVHPSQTRLAEEKQLAGAVSVEELLNIPEAVKAIVKEWMGDGKQPSFEELAAFLGMSTEQLQKSIKDLTEQLTALAGTEKTGEFIEAFTDPDENQLQEETLDRLTGDEGIAALLQVIELLAAVPAKEWIKLDEKTVQTVLQTGKLWQLMSEQADGNLKALSSQEAMRDFMKEIVGKLDKLLSPQTDNRTAILKKAFQNFLYSPSTNTKAISANQTSALQQGTATELVDGEGAQKAPLLLSGKEGVNHIQPFFHPLGRTETFSMSVQTNPRPMNMEQFMEKFSQILGNSNLAKMPNGTKLLIRLYPEQLGSLRIELLQQNGVMTAKILSSTSTVKDLFEQHVSSLKHAFNQQNINVDKIELTFSQAEPQKFDRQQQQQQSRQPQQQDREPAETDDEPTENFQDLLLNMEV